The sequence below is a genomic window from Triticum aestivum cultivar Chinese Spring unplaced genomic scaffold, IWGSC CS RefSeq v2.1 scaffold299482, whole genome shotgun sequence.
TATAGTTGGCCCAGCCTTTTGTCTGGGCAACAACGCTAGTCAATTCTGGTATTTGGCATCAGCTTCTGCATACATGTCTGATGTTCCATGGGACTGTGTGGCCGTTTCTAAAGATATACCGATACCCTTCACCTATGATAAACATGGCATAAATTACGATGAGTTCACCTTCAATGAAAAAGCCAATAGAGTCATCAACATTGGTGAAACAACATTCAAATGGTACGGCAATAACATTACGAATGCCTGCCAACAGTGTGAATATGAAGATCAACACTGTGGATTCAACTCACGAACGCATCAAGCATTCTGCCAGCAGCAAGGTATTGTTTCTTTCCCTAGTTGGAATCCCATATATCATTATGGCGTGTCAATTTATTTTGGAACACCATTCTAGATTTTCTGTTTCTCCATCTACTAGTTTGTCGATCTCTTATATTCTGATGTTGACTGTTTTTAATCTTCCGACAAACTTTTCACCTATAGTCAAATTATTTAACAAACAAAACTGTAGTGCAAACCAGAGAAATCGTTAACTTGTTCAAGGACATACAGTCTCTAAGTTCCCACAGAAAAGTTCGTCAAGAGATGGAAGTGCCAAGTTATATAGCCAAACTTATGACGGTTGACTAATTTGTAAAATTTTCACCAAACAAAGGTAAGAGATAAACCTTAATTGACCATTCCCAGATTGCTTTAGTtttttagggtgtgtttggtttgtgcGCAAGTTTGCCCTACCAAAAATTTGGCTATAAGAGATAAACCTTAATTAACCATTCCTAGATTGCTTCAGTCTTTTAGAgtgtgtttggtttgtgcccaagttTGCCCTACCAAAAATTTGCCTAGCCAAGAATttgatggagcttttccttgcCCATGAGTTGGCAAACATTGGCTAGAAAAATGAACAACAGCATGCCAAAAGGTTGGCAATCATCCATACAAAGACCAATGTTTTGGCCATGACCAAAAAATTGGTACGGTAGATTTTGGTGGCAATCCAAACATACCCTTAGATCTGAAGATAAAGCTTCGTTTGAGCACAAGGTCCAAACGTATTTTGTAGAAGTAAATGATGTAGTTCTTCTTTTTTGGTCTACATTAAATCATAGCAAAACTAACGATCTTCTAACTACATGCAGGTACGCATGTCATCCTAGTTGCAGGTAATGCAacttttattcctttttccacactaAATGAAATTCATATTGCTTGCCACCACAACTCTTTTGTGTCTTATTGCAATAAGAGTCAGAAACAAATGGATTCTTATCTGAATGCAACTCGCTAATTTCCTTTTTTTTTAATCAGCAGCCTCATCTGTAGCTGCATTTGTAGTTCTTTCATTGATTGTGGCCACTGTGATATATCTCTCCTTGAAGTCAAGGTACAATGAAGAGATAAATATGAAGGTTGAAATGTTTCTCAAGGCATATGGCACATCGAAACCTACAAGATACAATTTCCCTGATGTTAAGAAGATAGCAAGAAGGTTCAAGGATAAACTCGGTCAGGGCGGATTCGGAAGTGTGTACAAAGGCAAGCTACCAAATGGAGTACCTGTGGCAGTCAAGATGCTAGAGAGTTCTACAGGAGAGGGGGAGGAATTCATCAATGAAGTTGCAACCATTGGACTAATCCACCATGCAAATATCGTACGCCTCTTGGGCTTTTGCTCTGAAGGAATGAGGCGGGCTCTTATTTACGAATTCATGCCTAACGAGTCACTGGAGAAATACATATTCTCACACATTTCCGATATTTCTCGACAGCTCCTTGCACCCAACAAAATGCTAGATATTGCTCTAGGCATTGCCCGAGGAATAGAATACCTGCATCAAGGGTGCAACCAGCGCATTCTCCACTTTGACATCAAACCACATAACATCTTGCTGGACTACAACTTCAACCCAAAGATCTCAGACTTTGGCCTTGCCAAGCTGTGTGCAAGGGACCAGAGCATCGTCACCTTGACTGCAGCAAGAGGCACCATGGGATACATCGCACCAGAGGTATACTCTCGGAACTTTGGAGGGGTGTCTTACAAGTCGGATGTATACAGTTTCGGCATGCTGGTATTGGAAATGGTGAGTGGAAGGAGGAATTCAGATCCTGGTGTTGAGAACCAGGACGAGATATATCTCCCGGAGTGGATCTACGAGAGAGTAATCAGTGGGCATGAATGGGAGCTTACTTTGGAAATGACAGCAGAAGACAAGGAGAAGATGAGACAGCTGACTATTGTGGCACTGTGGTGCATCCAATGGAACCCGAAGAATCGGCCATCAATGACAAAGGTGGTAA
It includes:
- the LOC123176005 gene encoding rust resistance kinase Lr10-like isoform X1 produces the protein MDFTKFLITLLLVCLLIYESYVDAASEEQDFSRTCSSHHCSKHGPEIRFPFRLSINPPSCGAPGMQLSCSGHDTILDHHVLGPCRVTEIYYRHRVINVVPLVEPSMQCPLQKLISRNLATDVYEQPQSSFPTTLVRCSRDFIPIDQDSIVGPAFCLGNNASQFWYLASASAYMSDVPWDCVAVSKDIPIPFTYDKHGINYDEFTFNEKANRVINIGETTFKWYGNNITNACQQCEYEDQHCGFNSRTHQAFCQQQGTHVILVAASSVAAFVVLSLIVATVIYLSLKSRYNEEINMKVEMFLKAYGTSKPTRYNFPDVKKIARRFKDKLGQGGFGSVYKGKLPNGVPVAVKMLESSTGEGEEFINEVATIGLIHHANIVRLLGFCSEGMRRALIYEFMPNESLEKYIFSHISDISRQLLAPNKMLDIALGIARGIEYLHQGCNQRILHFDIKPHNILLDYNFNPKISDFGLAKLCARDQSIVTLTAARGTMGYIAPEVYSRNFGGVSYKSDVYSFGMLVLEMVSGRRNSDPGVENQDEIYLPEWIYERVISGHEWELTLEMTAEDKEKMRQLTIVALWCIQWNPKNRPSMTKVVNMLTGRLQNLQIPPKPFVSSENHTVPQNTMNT
- the LOC123176005 gene encoding rust resistance kinase Lr10-like isoform X2, with the translated sequence MDFTKFLITLLLVCLLIYESYVDAASEEQDFSRTCSSHHCSKHGPEIRFPFRLSINPPSCGAPGMQLSCSGHDTILDHHVLGPCRVTEIYYRHRVINVVPLVEPSMQCPLQKLISRNLATDVYEQPQSSFPTTLVRCSRDFIPIDQDSIVGPAFCLGNNASQFWYLASASAYMSDVPWDCVAVSKDIPIPFTYDKHGINYDEFTFNEKANRVINIGETTFKWYGNNITNACQQCEYEDQHCGFNSRTHQAFCQQQASSVAAFVVLSLIVATVIYLSLKSRYNEEINMKVEMFLKAYGTSKPTRYNFPDVKKIARRFKDKLGQGGFGSVYKGKLPNGVPVAVKMLESSTGEGEEFINEVATIGLIHHANIVRLLGFCSEGMRRALIYEFMPNESLEKYIFSHISDISRQLLAPNKMLDIALGIARGIEYLHQGCNQRILHFDIKPHNILLDYNFNPKISDFGLAKLCARDQSIVTLTAARGTMGYIAPEVYSRNFGGVSYKSDVYSFGMLVLEMVSGRRNSDPGVENQDEIYLPEWIYERVISGHEWELTLEMTAEDKEKMRQLTIVALWCIQWNPKNRPSMTKVVNMLTGRLQNLQIPPKPFVSSENHTVPQNTMNT